From the genome of Psychroserpens ponticola, one region includes:
- the kbl gene encoding glycine C-acetyltransferase, whose product MYGKIQEHLQSELQHLKEDGLFKEERIITSAQGAEITLNTGQSVLNFCANNYLGLSSHPDVIQAAKDVMDTHGFGMSSVRFICGTQDIHKTLEAKIAEFYGTEDTILYAAAFDANGGVFEPLLGKEDAIISDSLNHASIIDGVRLCKAARYRYKNNDMSDLEQQLILANENGARFKIIVTDGVFSMDGLVAPLDQISDLAEKYDAMIMIDECHATGFIGETGRGTLEEKGVMGRIDIITGTLGKALGGAMGGYTTGKKEIIEILRQRSRPYLFSNSLAPAIVGASIKVFDMLSNDTTLRDTLEENTAYFKKGLKDANFNIIDGDSAIVPVMLYDAKLSQTMAKLLLDEGIYVIGFFFPVVPKEKARIRVQLSAAHTKAHLDKAIEAFVKVGKQLNII is encoded by the coding sequence ATGTACGGAAAAATTCAAGAACATTTACAATCTGAATTACAACATTTAAAAGAGGACGGACTTTTTAAAGAAGAACGTATTATCACTTCTGCTCAAGGTGCAGAGATTACTTTAAACACTGGTCAAAGTGTATTGAATTTTTGTGCTAACAATTATTTAGGACTGTCATCACATCCAGATGTAATTCAAGCTGCTAAAGATGTTATGGATACTCATGGCTTCGGAATGTCATCTGTTCGTTTTATTTGTGGTACTCAAGATATTCACAAAACATTAGAAGCTAAAATTGCTGAATTTTATGGTACCGAAGACACCATATTATATGCAGCAGCTTTTGACGCAAATGGAGGTGTTTTTGAGCCTTTACTAGGGAAAGAGGATGCAATAATTTCAGATTCATTAAACCATGCTTCAATAATTGATGGCGTTCGTTTGTGTAAAGCTGCTAGATATCGATATAAAAATAATGACATGAGCGATTTGGAGCAACAACTCATTTTAGCAAATGAAAATGGAGCACGTTTTAAAATTATAGTAACTGATGGTGTCTTTTCTATGGATGGCTTAGTTGCTCCTTTAGATCAAATTTCTGATTTAGCAGAGAAATATGACGCAATGATTATGATTGACGAATGTCATGCTACTGGCTTTATTGGCGAAACAGGTCGAGGAACACTTGAAGAAAAAGGAGTTATGGGTCGCATAGATATTATTACAGGAACTTTAGGAAAAGCACTTGGTGGCGCCATGGGAGGATATACGACAGGCAAGAAAGAAATTATCGAAATATTAAGGCAACGATCTAGACCGTATTTATTCTCAAATTCTTTAGCTCCAGCAATAGTAGGCGCATCAATAAAGGTTTTTGATATGCTTTCTAATGATACAACACTAAGAGATACCTTAGAAGAAAATACAGCATATTTCAAAAAAGGTCTTAAAGACGCTAATTTTAATATTATTGATGGTGATTCAGCTATAGTTCCTGTAATGCTTTACGATGCAAAGTTGTCGCAAACAATGGCGAAACTATTATTAGACGAAGGGATTTACGTCATTGGTTTCTTCTTCCCTGTAGTGCCAAAAGAAAAAGCAAGAATTCGTGTTCAATTATCGGCTGCACATACAAAAGCACATCTAGACAAAGCAATTGAAGCTTTTGTTAAAGTAGGAAAACAACTAAATATTATTTAA
- a CDS encoding PD-(D/E)XK nuclease family protein produces the protein MVSFLNDVIVDLQKKNADFSQLTFVLPSKRAGVFLKNQISNHLNKTIFAPKILSIEEFIETLSDLKYANNTELLFEFYKVYLSHTPKDQIEPFDTFSKWAQMLLQDFNEIDRYLVSPNHIFDYLNAIKEIEHQHWSLEENQTPYVKNYLSFWNRLKLFYTEFSNQLIKNKKGYQGLVYKEAIENLEQFIDTQDNETYVFIGFNALNKAEEIIIQELLQQNIASIYWDIDASFVKDQIHDAGLFIRAHKSQWHYFNNEDFNWLSNYYNSEKKINCIGAPKNIGQIKYVGELLSDLKQQNATLENTAIVLGDESLLIPLLNSIPKNIGPINITMGLPLSSIPMASLFESLFRLHKSSTTKFYHKDVITILSNQFIKPLFNTENDNISDYINSEIQQNNISYLTIDHLKTLAGTKSEIIKLLFETWQNNSKIALEQCAKLILELKNVLDQNKQNNLLALEYLYRFNVVFNELNTLNNTYSYINNISVLFGLYKEILKNETLDFKGEPLKGLQIMGMLESRVLDFETVILTSVNEGILPAGKSNSSFIPFDVKLENSMPTYKEKDAVYTYHFYRLLQRAKDIHIIYNTEPDVLNGGEKSRFITQLEIDKTHNIKHNLVSPKVPITECNLIEISKSSEIIDELKRYSKSGFSPSALTNYIRNPLAFYYEKILGIKQYEDVEESVALNTLGTIIHNTLEDFYKPIEGQILTLEIISEMVSKIDDTVSHHFKTEYKQGDITKGKNLIIYKIAKHYILNFLKLESKDIKEGNTIKILAIETKNEVPIDIDGLEFPIILTGKVDRVDIYNGITRIIDYKSGRVEQNKVEIVNWEDISSDYDKYSKSFQILMYAYMMYKQKKIVLPVEAGIISFKKLSSGFIKFGKKASKGTRTKDNIITEETLIAFEIELKKLISEICDPNINFIEKDV, from the coding sequence ATGGTAAGTTTTTTAAATGATGTTATTGTTGATCTACAAAAAAAGAATGCTGATTTTTCGCAATTAACATTTGTTTTACCAAGTAAAAGAGCAGGAGTATTTCTTAAGAATCAAATCTCAAATCATCTTAACAAAACAATTTTTGCTCCAAAAATTTTATCTATTGAGGAGTTTATAGAAACCCTTTCTGATCTCAAATACGCTAACAATACAGAGTTACTGTTTGAGTTTTATAAAGTATACTTATCACACACACCAAAAGATCAAATTGAACCCTTTGATACGTTTTCAAAATGGGCTCAAATGCTTCTACAAGATTTTAATGAAATTGATCGTTACCTAGTTTCTCCAAATCACATCTTTGATTACTTGAATGCTATTAAGGAGATTGAACATCAACACTGGTCTCTTGAAGAAAACCAAACCCCTTATGTAAAAAATTACCTCTCATTCTGGAATCGTTTAAAATTATTTTATACAGAATTCAGCAATCAACTTATTAAAAATAAAAAGGGATATCAAGGACTTGTATATAAAGAAGCTATTGAAAATCTTGAACAGTTTATAGATACGCAAGACAATGAAACATATGTATTTATTGGTTTTAATGCACTTAACAAAGCGGAAGAAATAATTATACAAGAACTTCTTCAACAAAACATAGCTAGTATATATTGGGACATTGACGCTAGCTTTGTAAAGGATCAAATACATGATGCAGGCTTATTTATTAGAGCTCACAAATCACAATGGCATTATTTTAATAATGAGGACTTTAATTGGTTATCGAATTATTATAATTCAGAAAAAAAAATAAACTGTATTGGTGCACCCAAAAACATTGGTCAAATCAAATATGTTGGTGAATTATTATCTGATTTAAAACAACAAAATGCTACTTTAGAAAATACAGCAATTGTATTAGGAGATGAATCTTTACTTATTCCATTACTAAATTCTATTCCTAAAAACATTGGGCCTATAAACATCACAATGGGTTTACCTTTAAGTAGTATTCCAATGGCTTCACTATTTGAAAGCCTATTCAGGTTACATAAATCAAGCACTACTAAATTTTACCATAAAGATGTTATTACAATTTTATCTAATCAATTTATTAAACCCCTTTTCAATACAGAAAATGATAATATTTCAGATTACATTAATAGTGAAATTCAACAAAACAATATTAGTTATTTAACTATTGATCATTTAAAAACCCTCGCTGGCACCAAGTCAGAAATAATAAAATTGCTGTTTGAGACATGGCAAAACAATTCTAAAATAGCATTAGAACAATGTGCTAAATTAATATTAGAATTAAAAAATGTATTGGACCAAAACAAGCAAAACAATTTATTAGCTTTAGAATACTTATACCGCTTTAATGTTGTTTTTAATGAGCTAAATACATTAAATAACACCTATTCATATATAAACAACATTTCAGTACTTTTTGGGCTATATAAAGAGATTTTAAAGAACGAAACCTTAGATTTTAAAGGTGAACCTCTAAAAGGTTTACAAATTATGGGTATGTTAGAATCAAGAGTTCTTGATTTTGAAACTGTTATTCTTACATCAGTAAATGAAGGGATCCTACCAGCAGGTAAAAGTAACAGTTCGTTTATTCCTTTTGATGTAAAGCTTGAAAACAGTATGCCAACTTATAAAGAAAAAGATGCAGTGTACACTTATCATTTTTATAGATTGCTACAACGAGCAAAAGACATACACATCATTTATAATACAGAACCAGATGTTTTAAATGGAGGCGAAAAAAGTCGGTTTATTACACAATTAGAAATTGATAAAACGCATAACATTAAGCACAATTTAGTCTCGCCAAAAGTACCAATAACAGAATGTAATCTTATTGAGATATCAAAATCGTCTGAAATTATTGACGAATTGAAACGCTATTCAAAATCCGGATTTTCACCATCAGCTCTTACAAATTACATAAGGAATCCTCTTGCATTTTATTATGAAAAAATACTAGGAATAAAGCAATATGAAGATGTTGAAGAAAGTGTTGCTTTAAATACTCTAGGAACAATAATTCATAATACTTTAGAAGACTTCTATAAACCAATTGAAGGGCAAATCTTAACACTAGAAATTATTTCCGAAATGGTGTCAAAAATAGACGATACAGTAAGTCACCATTTTAAAACAGAATACAAACAAGGTGATATCACTAAAGGTAAAAATCTTATTATTTATAAAATAGCCAAACACTATATATTGAATTTCTTAAAACTTGAAAGTAAAGACATAAAAGAAGGAAATACAATTAAAATCTTAGCTATTGAAACCAAAAATGAAGTACCAATAGACATTGATGGCTTAGAATTTCCAATTATTTTAACTGGTAAAGTCGATCGTGTAGATATCTATAATGGTATCACAAGAATTATTGATTATAAAAGCGGACGCGTAGAACAAAACAAAGTCGAAATTGTAAATTGGGAAGACATTAGCTCAGATTATGATAAATACAGTAAAAGTTTTCAAATATTAATGTATGCTTATATGATGTATAAACAGAAAAAGATTGTTTTACCAGTTGAAGCAGGTATTATATCATTTAAAAAATTAAGTTCAGGTTTTATCAAATTCGGAAAAAAAGCATCCAAAGGCACAAGAACTAAAGACAACATAATAACTGAAGAAACATTAATTGCCTTTGAAATAGAATTAAAAAAACTCATCTCCGAAATCTGTGACCCTAATATTAATTTTATAGAGAAAGACGTTTGA
- a CDS encoding OmpA family protein, producing MKNLSRLFFVLLLALSFNAGAQDENNPWKISIGVNAVDMYPVGEDAPRGEFLDEFFNLQDHWNILPSLSTVSVSRYINKGFSFSATGSINEIEKFGDSKVNNLSYYALDGTVSYSLMNLIKSNSVDPYLGVGGGYTWVNEIGAGTFNGTVGINYWFSDNLALTAQTSYKSSFEDYLVDHFQHSMGISVKFGGKDTDSDGIYDKNDACPDVPGLEAFNGCPDSDNDGIEDAKDDCPNEAGLAEFNGCPDSDGDGVADKNDDCPTVAGLAALNGCPDADNDGVADNADDCPNEAGPSANKGCPWADTDGDGVLDKDDKCPSEVGTVANNGCPEVLPTAEVMEELNSYARTILFNSGKSSFKSETDAVLQAMSAIFKEYPKANFSIEGHTDSDGAKSSNQLLSERRASAVRDYLIANGINADRLTSTGFGEDYPIDSNKTRAGKANNRRVEVKLKK from the coding sequence ATGAAAAATCTTAGCAGATTATTTTTTGTTTTGTTGCTTGCTTTAAGCTTCAATGCTGGTGCACAAGATGAAAACAACCCTTGGAAAATTAGCATTGGTGTAAATGCAGTTGACATGTATCCAGTTGGAGAAGATGCTCCAAGAGGAGAATTCTTAGATGAATTTTTTAACTTACAAGACCACTGGAATATACTTCCATCTTTATCTACAGTATCTGTTTCTAGATATATAAATAAAGGTTTTAGTTTTTCTGCAACAGGTTCTATTAACGAAATAGAAAAATTTGGTGATTCAAAAGTGAACAATTTATCATACTATGCTTTAGATGGTACAGTTTCTTACAGTTTAATGAATCTTATTAAGTCTAACAGCGTTGACCCTTATTTAGGTGTTGGTGGTGGTTACACTTGGGTTAATGAAATTGGAGCTGGTACTTTCAACGGTACAGTAGGTATCAACTATTGGTTTAGTGATAACTTAGCTTTAACAGCACAAACTTCATATAAGAGTTCTTTTGAAGATTACTTAGTAGATCATTTCCAACATTCAATGGGTATATCAGTTAAATTTGGTGGAAAAGACACTGATTCTGATGGTATCTACGACAAAAATGATGCTTGTCCAGATGTTCCTGGTTTAGAAGCTTTCAATGGTTGTCCAGATTCTGATAATGATGGTATCGAAGATGCTAAAGATGATTGTCCTAACGAAGCTGGTTTAGCTGAGTTTAATGGTTGCCCTGATTCTGATGGAGATGGTGTAGCTGATAAAAATGATGATTGCCCTACTGTAGCAGGTCTTGCAGCTCTTAATGGTTGTCCAGATGCTGATAACGATGGTGTAGCTGATAATGCTGATGATTGTCCTAACGAAGCTGGTCCATCTGCAAACAAAGGATGTCCTTGGGCTGATACTGATGGTGATGGTGTTTTAGATAAAGATGATAAATGTCCTAGCGAAGTTGGAACTGTTGCAAACAATGGTTGTCCAGAAGTTCTTCCTACTGCAGAAGTAATGGAAGAATTAAATAGCTATGCTAGAACAATCTTATTTAACTCAGGTAAGTCTTCTTTCAAGAGTGAAACTGATGCAGTTTTACAAGCAATGTCTGCTATCTTCAAAGAATATCCAAAAGCTAACTTCTCAATTGAAGGTCATACTGATAGTGATGGTGCAAAATCATCTAACCAGTTATTATCTGAAAGAAGAGCAAGTGCTGTTAGAGATTACTTAATTGCTAATGGTATCAATGCTGACAGATTAACTTCTACAGGTTTTGGAGAAGATTACCCAATCGATTCAAACAAAACTAGAGCTGGAAAAGCAAATAACAGACGTGTTGAAGTAAAACTTAAAAAATAA
- a CDS encoding helix-turn-helix domain-containing protein translates to MTRDIIDINDFTILVEEAKVNQLTIDSCFFDEPIIAVAFYGSGNVDLTVQFGNKKKAFNYTKGLALSFYADENVEFIHSVSSTKPLECIVIATSTATIDQLPNHEGELFGEMLNQLMNPSDHYVEGPSFIMTPEMQSIIDSLFNIKYEGKTKMMFFRSQITTLLSHFFGELASLKTEKIKSPEREKLNLARDILLKNIDNPPSLSEISRQIGLNTFKLKKNFKELFGVPVFKYLQNERLTLAHKMIRNQESTVQEAAWHVGYESLSSFSNAFEKKFGYRPSQIK, encoded by the coding sequence ATGACAAGAGATATTATTGATATAAATGATTTTACCATTTTAGTTGAAGAAGCTAAAGTCAATCAACTGACTATTGATTCATGTTTTTTTGATGAACCAATAATTGCTGTAGCTTTTTATGGATCTGGAAATGTTGATTTAACAGTCCAATTCGGAAATAAAAAGAAAGCATTTAACTACACTAAAGGTTTAGCACTATCATTTTATGCTGATGAAAATGTAGAATTTATACATTCAGTATCTTCCACAAAACCATTAGAATGCATTGTAATAGCAACCTCAACAGCTACAATAGATCAACTACCTAATCATGAAGGTGAATTGTTTGGAGAAATGCTTAACCAATTAATGAATCCTTCAGATCATTACGTTGAAGGTCCTAGTTTCATAATGACTCCAGAAATGCAATCTATTATTGATTCGTTATTCAATATTAAGTATGAAGGCAAGACTAAAATGATGTTTTTTAGAAGTCAGATAACAACACTTTTGTCTCACTTTTTTGGGGAATTAGCAAGTTTAAAAACAGAAAAAATAAAATCGCCTGAACGTGAGAAATTAAATCTGGCAAGAGATATTTTACTCAAAAACATTGATAACCCTCCTTCTCTTAGTGAAATTTCTAGACAAATCGGTTTGAACACTTTCAAATTAAAAAAGAATTTCAAGGAACTATTTGGTGTTCCCGTTTTTAAATACCTTCAAAATGAGCGACTTACTTTGGCTCATAAAATGATTCGAAATCAAGAATCTACAGTTCAAGAAGCCGCATGGCATGTAGGTTATGAAAGCCTTAGTTCCTTTTCAAATGCCTTTGAAAAAAAGTTTGGTTATCGGCCTAGTCAAATCAAGTAA
- a CDS encoding alpha/beta hydrolase family protein encodes MITVIKNQIRCRVNNKSIVWDAFFKSDREKKPLVIFCHGYKGFKDWGSWNMVAEAFSNQNLFFIKFNFSHNGGTIEDPIDFPDLEAFAENNYTKELTDLEDVLNFILSENFQFKNEIDITNITLIGHSRGGGISIIKASEDKRITKLITWASVSDYESRFGSNDEKNEWYKNGVKYVLNGRTKQQMPHNYQFFEDYEANQKRLNIQNATRKLNIPFLIIHAVEDPSVKYMEAENLHSWNSNSKLFKIENSNHVFDASHPWEKDKLPETLNLVVEKSIHFIKNTCS; translated from the coding sequence TTGATAACCGTTATAAAAAATCAAATTCGTTGTCGAGTAAATAACAAATCTATTGTTTGGGATGCCTTTTTCAAATCTGATAGAGAAAAAAAACCTCTCGTTATCTTTTGTCATGGCTACAAAGGCTTTAAAGATTGGGGAAGTTGGAATATGGTAGCTGAAGCCTTTAGTAATCAGAACCTTTTTTTTATTAAGTTTAATTTTTCACACAATGGAGGAACCATTGAAGACCCAATAGATTTTCCAGATTTAGAAGCGTTTGCCGAAAACAACTACACTAAAGAACTTACTGATTTAGAGGATGTGCTCAATTTTATTCTTTCTGAAAACTTTCAGTTTAAAAATGAGATTGATATCACAAATATTACGCTTATAGGTCATTCTAGAGGTGGTGGAATTTCCATTATAAAAGCTTCAGAAGATAAAAGAATTACAAAACTAATCACTTGGGCTAGTGTAAGTGATTATGAATCACGTTTTGGCTCAAATGATGAGAAAAACGAATGGTATAAAAATGGTGTAAAGTATGTTTTAAATGGCAGAACAAAACAACAAATGCCTCATAACTATCAATTTTTTGAAGATTATGAAGCCAACCAAAAACGTCTTAACATCCAAAATGCAACAAGAAAATTGAATATCCCATTTTTAATTATTCATGCAGTAGAGGATCCTTCAGTTAAATATATGGAGGCTGAAAATCTACATTCATGGAATTCTAATAGCAAACTTTTCAAAATTGAAAACTCAAACCATGTTTTTGATGCCTCTCATCCATGGGAAAAAGATAAGCTTCCAGAAACCTTAAATCTTGTGGTAGAAAAAAGTATTCATTTTATAAAAAACACATGTTCTTGA
- a CDS encoding UvrD-helicase domain-containing protein, which translates to MQKQTPFTIYNASAGSGKTYTLVQDYLKILFTSNSLLTFRNILALTFTNKAVGEMKERIIDTLKTFSDASILSSSNSMFETIAKDLNLEPKGLHEKSKLLLHTMVHNYAAFDISTIDKFNHKLIRTFAHDLKLPVDFEVELDTKNMLGKAVDKLIEKAGSDKELTKVLVDFAIEKTDDDKSWDISYDFNTIAELLINENEIPYIDQLKDKTLNDFNALKTNLQKQYRTHSDQVVEVAKKTLELISQSQIEHADFSSSYLPKHFIKLADGNFNVSFAPKWQNDLLEGFPIYPKKVSDDVGETIEGIRQQLIDAFHETKNAVFQIKFLKNALNNITPLSVLGAIKKTLDELKLEDNLLLISEFNAIINNEIREQPTPFIYERIGEKFKHYFIDEFQDTSELQWENLIPLVDSAITGQNLKGETGTAMIVGDAKQAIYRWRGGRAEQFIDLYSEGNPFHIDKTVENLPSNYRSYKRIVEFNNTFFSHISSFAFSNEQHQHIYKNAHQELVFENEGYVELSFLNIDDEDKNELQCDAVLNRIEKAQQNGFALKDICIIVRRKKEGIAIAEYLSSKHYSIISSETLMLKNSPEVNFIVHLLTLAIQPKNDEIKIELLSYLAEYKLSLDDKHAFFSQLIHNDIFNLFKALKDFGYTFDFNRFLQLPIYEAIESIIRQFNLNASSNAYIQFFLDEVLDYSQKYNTSLSGFLEFWDRKKESLSIVSPQGENAVQIMTIHKSKGLEFPVVIFPYANQNIYFDLNPKVWIPVEKDNFNGFSHLYLNQNKDLKDYNETSNTIYNDYQSELELDSINLLYVVLTRAIEHLYIISELDLDKKTQTEKLKHYSGLFINYLKTTNHWNDNTLTYSFGNPIKTSEKQKETHNTIYQNEFISTAKEEHNLNIVTSSGYLWNTLQEKAIEKGNLIHDIMSEIKTIDDVEHVLKGFENLGKVNTLQYDELKVTVYDIINHSQLQPYFNSEHTIYNEQDIMTKEGYLLRPDRVVINAKNEAVIIDYKTGLTNPIHQEQLYDYQLVLEDMNFKVIKKILIYINDVITIKEF; encoded by the coding sequence GTGCAAAAGCAAACTCCTTTTACAATTTATAACGCTTCCGCTGGAAGTGGAAAAACCTATACCTTAGTTCAAGATTATTTAAAGATTCTCTTTACTTCAAATAGTCTTTTGACTTTTAGAAACATTTTAGCGCTCACATTTACAAACAAAGCTGTTGGAGAAATGAAGGAGCGTATTATCGACACATTAAAAACATTTTCAGATGCCTCCATTTTAAGTAGCTCAAACAGTATGTTTGAAACCATTGCAAAAGATTTAAATTTAGAGCCTAAAGGATTACACGAAAAATCTAAACTGCTTTTGCACACCATGGTTCATAACTATGCAGCATTTGATATCTCAACTATAGATAAGTTTAATCACAAACTCATTCGCACGTTTGCTCATGACTTAAAACTTCCAGTAGACTTTGAAGTTGAACTCGATACAAAAAACATGTTGGGCAAAGCCGTTGACAAACTTATTGAAAAAGCAGGAAGTGATAAGGAGCTCACAAAAGTATTAGTTGATTTCGCCATAGAAAAAACGGATGATGATAAAAGTTGGGACATTTCTTATGATTTTAATACGATTGCTGAATTATTAATTAATGAAAATGAAATTCCGTACATCGATCAACTTAAAGACAAAACTCTTAATGATTTTAATGCCCTTAAAACCAATTTACAAAAGCAATACAGAACTCATTCTGACCAAGTAGTAGAGGTGGCAAAAAAAACTCTTGAATTAATAAGTCAGTCACAAATAGAACATGCAGATTTTTCTAGCAGTTACTTACCTAAACATTTTATTAAACTCGCTGATGGAAATTTTAATGTGTCGTTTGCTCCTAAATGGCAAAATGATCTTTTAGAGGGCTTTCCAATTTATCCAAAAAAAGTTTCAGATGATGTTGGTGAGACTATTGAAGGTATTCGTCAGCAACTTATAGATGCATTTCATGAAACTAAAAACGCAGTCTTTCAGATTAAATTTTTAAAAAACGCATTAAATAACATTACACCTTTGTCAGTTTTAGGCGCCATTAAAAAAACATTAGACGAACTAAAATTAGAAGATAATCTCTTATTAATTTCTGAGTTCAATGCTATTATTAATAATGAAATTCGCGAACAACCGACGCCATTTATATATGAACGAATTGGAGAGAAATTTAAACATTATTTTATTGATGAATTTCAAGACACTTCAGAGTTACAATGGGAGAATTTAATTCCGTTAGTTGATAGTGCCATTACAGGTCAAAACTTAAAAGGTGAAACAGGAACGGCAATGATTGTAGGTGATGCCAAACAAGCCATTTATAGATGGCGTGGTGGACGAGCTGAACAGTTTATTGATTTATACTCTGAAGGCAATCCATTTCATATAGATAAAACAGTGGAGAACCTTCCATCTAATTATAGGAGTTATAAACGTATAGTTGAATTCAATAATACGTTTTTTAGTCACATTTCAAGTTTTGCGTTTTCAAATGAACAACATCAGCATATTTATAAAAATGCACATCAAGAATTAGTATTTGAAAATGAAGGTTATGTAGAATTGTCTTTTTTAAATATCGATGATGAAGATAAAAACGAATTACAATGCGATGCCGTTTTAAATAGGATTGAAAAAGCGCAACAAAATGGGTTTGCACTCAAAGATATTTGCATCATTGTTAGGCGAAAAAAAGAAGGCATTGCTATTGCCGAATATTTAAGTAGCAAACACTATTCAATAATTTCTTCCGAAACATTGATGCTTAAAAACTCTCCAGAAGTTAATTTTATAGTCCACCTATTAACTCTTGCAATACAACCTAAAAACGATGAAATTAAGATTGAACTCTTAAGTTATTTGGCAGAATATAAATTATCACTAGATGATAAGCATGCTTTTTTTAGTCAATTAATTCATAATGATATTTTTAACCTATTCAAAGCACTCAAAGATTTTGGTTACACATTTGATTTTAATCGGTTTTTACAATTGCCTATTTATGAGGCTATAGAAAGTATCATAAGACAATTTAATCTCAACGCATCCTCAAATGCTTATATTCAGTTTTTCTTAGACGAAGTTTTAGATTATTCTCAGAAATACAACACAAGTCTTTCTGGCTTTTTAGAATTTTGGGATCGAAAAAAAGAGTCTTTAAGCATTGTGTCTCCTCAAGGTGAAAATGCGGTTCAAATTATGACGATTCATAAGTCAAAAGGACTAGAGTTTCCTGTGGTTATTTTTCCTTATGCGAATCAAAATATTTATTTTGATTTAAACCCAAAAGTTTGGATTCCAGTTGAAAAAGACAATTTTAATGGCTTTTCTCATTTGTATTTAAATCAAAATAAAGATCTCAAAGATTATAATGAAACAAGTAACACCATATATAATGACTACCAATCTGAACTTGAATTAGATAGTATTAATTTGCTTTATGTTGTTTTAACAAGAGCTATTGAACACTTATATATTATTTCAGAATTAGATCTTGACAAGAAAACTCAAACCGAAAAACTAAAGCATTATTCAGGATTATTTATTAATTATTTAAAAACCACTAATCATTGGAACGACAATACGCTGACTTACAGCTTTGGGAATCCAATAAAAACTTCAGAAAAACAAAAAGAGACACATAATACCATCTATCAAAATGAATTTATTTCAACAGCTAAAGAAGAACATAACTTAAATATTGTTACAAGTTCAGGATACTTATGGAATACACTTCAAGAAAAAGCCATAGAAAAAGGAAACCTAATTCATGATATTATGTCTGAAATTAAAACAATTGATGATGTTGAACATGTATTAAAAGGTTTTGAAAATTTAGGAAAAGTAAATACGTTACAATATGATGAATTAAAAGTAACTGTTTATGATATTATAAATCACAGTCAGTTACAACCTTATTTTAACTCTGAACACACGATATATAATGAACAAGATATCATGACTAAAGAAGGATATCTTCTAAGGCCAGATCGCGTTGTAATAAATGCTAAAAACGAAGCTGTAATAATCGATTATAAAACAGGTTTAACAAATCCTATACATCAAGAGCAACTTTACGATTACCAATTGGTATTAGAAGACATGAATTTTAAAGTCATTAAAAAAATTCTAATATATATTAATGATGTAATAACAATAAAAGAATTTTAA
- a CDS encoding DUF5367 family protein — MKIKRAILTGIVIWIIAVLLYAISFYVSILEDSITQANITLFIVVMPLVWYGCKHYYKKDKQTHGIKVGQTMLLTSVALDALITVPLFEIPNGGNHYSFFTTPSFWIIAFEFVLVATLYWYSNVYIKANNK; from the coding sequence ATGAAAATTAAACGTGCAATTTTAACAGGCATAGTGATTTGGATAATAGCTGTTCTTCTATATGCGATTTCCTTCTATGTTTCAATTTTAGAAGATTCAATTACACAAGCAAACATTACGCTTTTTATAGTTGTAATGCCACTTGTTTGGTACGGTTGCAAACACTACTACAAAAAAGACAAACAAACTCATGGAATTAAAGTTGGACAAACAATGCTGTTAACGAGTGTTGCTTTAGATGCTTTAATAACAGTACCATTATTTGAAATTCCAAATGGTGGAAATCATTATAGTTTTTTTACAACTCCTAGCTTTTGGATTATAGCATTTGAGTTTGTTTTAGTAGCTACTTTATACTGGTATTCTAATGTGTATATAAAAGCTAACAATAAATAA